ACATCAGTCTGAAAATTGCTAACATCCGGCTTCTGGTTTTTCCAATCTCTAATAAATTCAAAAACGAAGTTTTTATCTTTGACTTCTTCTTCGAAAACAGGGTCTATATAGAGCCTTGCATCGTTAAGAGATAATTTCATGCCTTCCAGACCGTAGCCATTGTCTGTCTTTATACTGGCCACCACATCCATTTTTAGTAAACTGGGTTTGACATATTTGAATTCATCGAAGAGCTGGTTCATCCCGAAGCCAATGGCAAGAACTTTCCTGTCACCGGATCTCAGGATTAACTTCACATGGTCACCTGAATTTCCAAAAGTCTTTGCCTTTTCTATATTCAGGTTTCTGAAAAGAAATCTAGGTTCAGGATTAGAGTGTCCAAAAGGTCTCAATAATTCAATCTTCTTTAATGTGTCGTTACTTATGTTATCGAGAGATAACTCAGCATCGACCTCAACCACATGCACGGGTAGTTCTTCTCCATAAAGCTCTATGTATGCCTCATTGATGAGTTTTCTCATTAAAGGAATGTTTTTCTTTTTGATAGTAAGTCCAGCAGCCATCTCATGGCCACCGAATTCTTTTAGAAGAGCGCTTACTTTGTTCAAAAGTGCAATAATACTGATCCCTGAGGGACTTCTGGCAGATCCTTTGCCTTCCTCACCGGAGGTGGATATGAGAAATACAGGTTTGTTATACATCGAAACGAGTCTCGAAGCCACGATTCCGAGAACGCCAAGGTGCCAATTCTCTCCGGAAAGGACGAGGACAAAGTCTTCTTTATAAGATTTGTTCTTTTCTATCTCTTTTACAGCCTGATCGAAAATCTTTGCTTCTATTGTCTGGCGATTCTGATTGTGTTGCAGTAATCTGCTGGCGGCTTTCATCGCTTCCTCATGGTCTTTGCTTATGAGGAGTTCCAGAGCAACGATGGCAGAATCCATACGACCGGCTGCATTCAATTTCGGGGCAATCTTAAAAGCTATATCTTGAGCCGTTAGATGTTCTGAATTCATCCTGAGGTAGCTCAAAAGCGCTTTTAAACCAAGAAGAGGTCGATTCTGAATTTTTTTGGTTCCTTCTTTTACCATGTATCTGTTTTCGTCTCTAAGGGGAACTATATCCGCTATTGTACCAAGAGCCACTATATCGAGATAATCCTGTGGATCAAGGGGGAAACCAAGAGTTTCATTTAATGCCGAGAGCAATTTGAAAGCCACTCCAACACCGGCCAATCCCTTAAATGGATATTCGTCGTCAAGTCGTTTCGGGTTCACTACGGCATCTGCCGGGGGGAGCTCATCTTTCACTTCATGGTGATCTGTTACCACAACCATGAAGCCAAGTTCTTTTGCGTGCTTTATCTCTTCAACGGATGTGACCCCACAATCGACTGTGATGAGCAAACGATGGCCTTTTTCATATAATTCGGTGATCGCGTCCCTGCTGAGGCCATACCCCTCTTCTAACCTCAATGGAATGTAGTAACTCACGTTGAATCCAAGTTTTTTCATTGCGAGATAAAGCAACGCTGTTGAAGTCACACCATCTACGTCGTAGTCACCAAAAACGACGATGGAGTCACCTCTTTCGGCAGATTCAATTATGGTTTTCACCGCTGTGGACATGTCTTTCATCAGGAAAGGATCATGCATTAAAGACGCATCAGGATTAAGGAACTTTCTTGCTTCTGCTTCATCAGTTATGTTTCTGTTTACAAGGAGTTTTGCGAGGAAAGAATCAATGCCCAGATATTCAACCAAACGGAAAACCTGGGTATCATCAGGCCTATGGAGTACCCACTCCTTTCTCATATTTCCACCTTCTCTCTTTTTTTCTTTTGAAAAAATTATACCATTACATATTAATTTTTTCGAGAAGAGAAAGCGTTAAAATTAACTAATGGAGGTTATGGAATGGTAGAGCGAATGAGACTTGATAAATTCATTTCAAGGTATGGTGGAATCAGCAGAAGAGAAAGCAAAAAGCTTATCAGGGCTGGAAAAGTAAAAGTTAATGACATCATTGTCAGGAATGATGATCTGAAAATCAGCGTCGGAGATAAGGTTTTTCTCGACGGTAAGGAGCTCCAACCATTTGGGTATGTTTACATAGTCCTATATAAACCAGTTGGATATGTATCTTCAAGGAGTTCAGTGGACGGTGAAAGCGTTTTTAAGTTTATTATGGCTCCCTTCAATAAAGAGCTCTCCATTGCTGGACGTCTAGACAAAGACGCTGAAGGAATGTTGTTGCTGAGTAATGATGGCGACTTTGTACATAGCGTCATCAGCCCTAAAAACAGGATTGAAAAAGAATACATTGTAAAAGTTAGAGACAGAATCGAAGAAAAGTTCATAAAAAAAATGAAAGAACCTGTTGTGTTAAAAGACGGAGAAATATTGAAAGCAGAACATGTAGAAAATATTGGAGATGATAGATTATTGATTGTCCTCACTGAAGGAAAATATCATGAAATAAAGAGAATGGTCAAAGCCTGTGGAAACGAGGTCATGAGGATAAAACGAATCAGAGTCGGTGGCTTTAGATTGCCAGACGAACTCCTGCCGGGTGAATGGCGAGAATTAAAGGGTTTTGAGATAAAAAAAATCACCGGGGTATCTCCCCGGTGATAGATTATTCTTCAATGGCCAGCAAGTTGAAACTCAATGTGTGTTTGCCTTCGTCAAAATATCTGACAAGATACACAAAATGATAACCTTCTTTTACGATCAGCACTTCATAATATCCTGGATCCAGATCAATGGTAACAGGACTTCTACCTATCTCATTTCCATTTATAAACACTCTTGCGTCTGGTGGATCAGTAGTTATTTCCAGTATCACCGGTTTCAATTTAGGTCTCAGTATGATGTTGAGATAATATTCTGAACCAGCGTTGATGATTAGTCTGTATTCTTGAGCTTCGTAACCTTCTTTTGTGGCTGTTATGTAATGTGTTCCGGCTTCGAGTTTCAAAACGCTAGGAGAAACGCCGTAAAACACGCCATCTACATATATATTCACGCGATCCTGGGTATAGTTCAGGTACACGATCCCTTCTCTTGGTTGTACCTTTACTAACTTAATGGCAATGCTTCCTGAGCCTGTGATGTTCTTTAGTATTGAGTAGTCCTGATATCCTTCTTTCTTGATCTCTATTCTGTGAACTCCTTTCGAAACCTTGACTTTGAGAGGAGTTCGGCCAACGTAATCACCATTGATGTATACTTCAGCATTTGAAGGATCCGAAGTGATAGTCAGTAGGTAGCCGAGAAACCTGAGTTTAACAAACTTATTGGTCTGACCGGTAATATTCAATGTTTCACTGTATCTCTCGTAGTCTTTCTTTTCAACCTCCAATTTATGAACGCCGGCAGGCAGTTTGATTGTGAGCGGCGTATACCCTTTGAATGTACCGTCAATGTATACTCCTGCGCCCGAGGGATCACTATCGATGTTGAGTGTGAATTGTTCCACTGCAGAGAGTGCAACGTTCAAATATGCTGTCGCACCGGCTCTTATGTTAACCAGTTTTGTGAGAAGAATGTAGCCCGGTTTGTAGAGGCTCACCAGATGCGTGCCACCAGCCAGTGAGACTCTCAAAGGACTTGTCCCGTAATAGCTTCCATCGATGTAAATTCTCGCACCAGAAGGAGTGGTGTTTACCGCAAGAGTGCCCATTGTTGGTCTGGCGTTCACATAAAAAAAAGTTTGAGCTACCGCGTATTCATTCTTTTCCACAAATGGTTTTACAAGCTTTTCTATGAAATTCTCGGCGAGATCTTCAAAGTAAGGGAAAGCTTCCTTCGAAAAATTTTTCGTTACACTCTTTAGAAAAGGAAGCTGTTGTTTTGAAGCGACGATTTGAAATATTTCCATGCCACTTTCACCAGAAACCAGGAGCCGGTAATTCAACTTTGTTGATTCAGTTGGTAAGGTATATTCTTTGTTCGCTTTGACGAAGTTGTTTGTATCATACTTATTCGGAAAGATCAGCTGGACCCGACCATCCGGCATGATGTCGTATATTGCCACGTAGGCATCAGCATTGGTTTTGAAGAAGACCTTTACTTCCTCACCACTTTTGTATAAAGAACCCGGATCTCTATCCAGCCATATCGAAACCTTAAATTCCTGAGGTGTCGGTACAATGATTACTTTGTTTAAGTCGTAACCCACCGCACCAAGCGAAATTATTGTGATCAAAACAAACATAAGAAAAACAATATTTCTTCTGTTCATCCTATCCCTCCTTTCCAGACGCACTTTCTACACTTTTAGACTCCCCTTTATCCGGTTCGTTCATCCCCGGTTCGGCTATGGGTTCCTGACCCCTTTTTTTGATCTTTTCAAAGAACTTGATCGTATAGAATGCGAGAATACCAATGATACTACCAAAAATAAAGCCATACACGCTCCTTAGGACAAGGGTCCACAATGGTGCGGTGGTGTGACAGAAGGTGTTTATTACCGATACGGTAGGGACACTACCAACCGAAGCCACTATCGCCCTTGAAATACCACTTTTAGTGTACACTCTGTATATACTCAAAATCAGAAACGGATAACCAATTATCTCTTTAAATCGTGGTCTTACAATGAGAATACTATCAAGAAAGTCTCTAAACCGCCTTTCAGCATCGAGTACAAAGGAGTAGTTTCCACTCCTTAAGAGATAGTAAACTCCGCCAAAGGCAAAGAGAGCCAAAAGAACATAGTCTCCTGTTGACAATTTTTTAACCGGTCTTCTAAGCAGCTCAAGAGCAAAAACCAGTACAGGGAGGACTATCAAGGAAATCTTTACTCCGCGGAAAAGAAGGATACCATTTTGGTAGGCGGGAGATACCATTTGTGCATTAATGGCCAGTCCCAGACCAAGGGAGGCTAAGAATAAAGTCACATATCCAACCCATGGCTTGAAAATTCCTCTTCTGATGTTTCTCATGATAAAGAAAAAGAGAGAAATCGAGCCAAAGATCGCGAGGTAAGTCAAAGAGAGGGTGTGTGAAAAAATAACTGTAACGATATAACCGATGGCCACGATGAGGTTCCAGCTCAGCAGAGAAAATAGTCCGGTGAAGAAACCAAACTTGCCTGAATCCGTCAGGGTGTAACGCGAGGAGTTAATGGTATTGCTGAATAGATTTTCTTCCTTGAGTCGTGAATACACGTTCTTTACAAGATCAATGTAGTCAAGAGATTCGGACTCTCCTTTCATGATCAGCAGAACATCCACGCTTCTCTCTCGAACTGCCCTTATATACCTCTGGACCGCAGGTTCCAGAGTGTAGTTTGGATATTCTTTGGGCTTTATGAAATGAACCCTGAACACGAGTTCCGGGTATTTCCGGGCTTTTAACACTTCTCTGACGTACATTCCCCTTTCATCAAATTCCATAAACCCGGTGAGAACACGATAATAATCCAGCATCCCAGCTAGTTCTTCTGGACTGAAATAAGAGGCTCCGGTTAAAATCATTATCCTGTGATTTTTAAAGAATTTTTTAAGTTGTTCAGGGTCTTTATATTTACTGAGGTCCAGTAGAATGATCTTCGATTCTGAGGGGTTACTTTCAGGGGTGTCAAGAATGAAACCATCAACACCATCGACAGGCTCCTCGAGTAAAATAGAAGCTTTGGAAATCGCTTTTTCAGCTCGATAGCGACCGGGAAAATAGAAGAGCAACAGAAGGGCCGATAACAGGAGGAAAATGATGAAGAATATTGGAAA
This genomic interval from Kosmotoga pacifica contains the following:
- the recJ gene encoding single-stranded-DNA-specific exonuclease RecJ, translated to MRKEWVLHRPDDTQVFRLVEYLGIDSFLAKLLVNRNITDEAEARKFLNPDASLMHDPFLMKDMSTAVKTIIESAERGDSIVVFGDYDVDGVTSTALLYLAMKKLGFNVSYYIPLRLEEGYGLSRDAITELYEKGHRLLITVDCGVTSVEEIKHAKELGFMVVVTDHHEVKDELPPADAVVNPKRLDDEYPFKGLAGVGVAFKLLSALNETLGFPLDPQDYLDIVALGTIADIVPLRDENRYMVKEGTKKIQNRPLLGLKALLSYLRMNSEHLTAQDIAFKIAPKLNAAGRMDSAIVALELLISKDHEEAMKAASRLLQHNQNRQTIEAKIFDQAVKEIEKNKSYKEDFVLVLSGENWHLGVLGIVASRLVSMYNKPVFLISTSGEEGKGSARSPSGISIIALLNKVSALLKEFGGHEMAAGLTIKKKNIPLMRKLINEAYIELYGEELPVHVVEVDAELSLDNISNDTLKKIELLRPFGHSNPEPRFLFRNLNIEKAKTFGNSGDHVKLILRSGDRKVLAIGFGMNQLFDEFKYVKPSLLKMDVVASIKTDNGYGLEGMKLSLNDARLYIDPVFEEEVKDKNFVFEFIRDWKNQKPDVSNFQTDVSSLVSELERRLSHKAPEFLQLTTKKPWGVFGNIRLKHPFLAWRLLNNYQAGKRTVVVSSINGTLAHTYYSLQHYLDPIKPVYANSLFKGNLDEEVIFTTLPFFNENIDKFKEFDEILFDEPAYIISGIYNNHPDFDAFIQNLNDVLHKSGFLGSVFTQDLKDLLGSKKISYVFKPAYIKRVGIIDNRGTRKKIDQILSLVKHGENVAVIVDSPHKTIALAKMLGTKLSHTLQNGELIFYNYLLKDFQRANIYSLVERQKIKVLITTPSNDGLGVMLGNSNIVFYSAPRNFLELLDAVTTKPGEDSELFLNLSFNKNDLQSNVNEIDKIFPTVEELQVIYQDIFDVLPANEKDITRALSFESGLARVYLSILEEMQAVRRENGLWYSNNGNSFSSERIKKTLRYREGIAEKRMARWFASKLSTTTTRSLLKSLGDGAEVLKIG
- a CDS encoding pseudouridine synthase, which produces MVERMRLDKFISRYGGISRRESKKLIRAGKVKVNDIIVRNDDLKISVGDKVFLDGKELQPFGYVYIVLYKPVGYVSSRSSVDGESVFKFIMAPFNKELSIAGRLDKDAEGMLLLSNDGDFVHSVISPKNRIEKEYIVKVRDRIEEKFIKKMKEPVVLKDGEILKAEHVENIGDDRLLIVLTEGKYHEIKRMVKACGNEVMRIKRIRVGGFRLPDELLPGEWRELKGFEIKKITGVSPR
- a CDS encoding PEGA domain-containing protein, which produces MNRRNIVFLMFVLITIISLGAVGYDLNKVIIVPTPQEFKVSIWLDRDPGSLYKSGEEVKVFFKTNADAYVAIYDIMPDGRVQLIFPNKYDTNNFVKANKEYTLPTESTKLNYRLLVSGESGMEIFQIVASKQQLPFLKSVTKNFSKEAFPYFEDLAENFIEKLVKPFVEKNEYAVAQTFFYVNARPTMGTLAVNTTPSGARIYIDGSYYGTSPLRVSLAGGTHLVSLYKPGYILLTKLVNIRAGATAYLNVALSAVEQFTLNIDSDPSGAGVYIDGTFKGYTPLTIKLPAGVHKLEVEKKDYERYSETLNITGQTNKFVKLRFLGYLLTITSDPSNAEVYINGDYVGRTPLKVKVSKGVHRIEIKKEGYQDYSILKNITGSGSIAIKLVKVQPREGIVYLNYTQDRVNIYVDGVFYGVSPSVLKLEAGTHYITATKEGYEAQEYRLIINAGSEYYLNIILRPKLKPVILEITTDPPDARVFINGNEIGRSPVTIDLDPGYYEVLIVKEGYHFVYLVRYFDEGKHTLSFNLLAIEE
- a CDS encoding DUF5693 family protein, which codes for MAGVKIRSKNSRRRPVKRSVTATRRFPIFFIIFLLLSALLLLFYFPGRYRAEKAISKASILLEEPVDGVDGFILDTPESNPSESKIILLDLSKYKDPEQLKKFFKNHRIMILTGASYFSPEELAGMLDYYRVLTGFMEFDERGMYVREVLKARKYPELVFRVHFIKPKEYPNYTLEPAVQRYIRAVRERSVDVLLIMKGESESLDYIDLVKNVYSRLKEENLFSNTINSSRYTLTDSGKFGFFTGLFSLLSWNLIVAIGYIVTVIFSHTLSLTYLAIFGSISLFFFIMRNIRRGIFKPWVGYVTLFLASLGLGLAINAQMVSPAYQNGILLFRGVKISLIVLPVLVFALELLRRPVKKLSTGDYVLLALFAFGGVYYLLRSGNYSFVLDAERRFRDFLDSILIVRPRFKEIIGYPFLILSIYRVYTKSGISRAIVASVGSVPTVSVINTFCHTTAPLWTLVLRSVYGFIFGSIIGILAFYTIKFFEKIKKRGQEPIAEPGMNEPDKGESKSVESASGKEG